A section of the Pseudorasbora parva isolate DD20220531a chromosome 2, ASM2467924v1, whole genome shotgun sequence genome encodes:
- the kcnj2b gene encoding inward rectifier potassium channel 2, whose protein sequence is MGSVRAHRYSIVSSEEGGMKLSPIGVQNGYGNGNVGSKVHTQHQEQSRFVNKDGHCNVQFINMSEKGQRYLADIFTTCVDIRWRWMMVLFCLSFLLSWLLFGLIFWFIALSSGDLENQEHICISNVDSFTAAFLFSVETQTTIGYGYRYVTEDCPMAVFMVVFQSILGCIIDAFIIGAVMAKMAKPKKRNGTLVFSHYATIAMRDGKLCLMWRVGNLRKSHLVEAHVRAQLLKSRTTPEGEFIPLDQLDIDVGFDTGIDRIFLVSPITIVHEIDEDSPFYDISKQELESSELEIVVILEGMVEATAMTTQCRSSYVSSEILWGHRFEPVLFEEKNHYKVDYSHFENTYEVPSTPQCSARDLAEKKYITSSSNSFCYENEVAFMDKEETEDDDDDDDDDDLNNIRRDSVALEGCNIDDVKSTASSQDTLPLQLKPLRQQPEI, encoded by the coding sequence ATGGGAAGTGTGAGAGCCCACCGGTACAGCATAGTTTCCTCGGAAGAAGGCGGGATGAAGCTGTCCCCTATCGGCGTGCAAAACGGCTACGGAAATGGAAATGTGGGCAGCAAAGTGCACACGCAGCACCAAGAACAAAGCCGCTTCGTCAACAAGGACGGGCACTGCAATGTGCAGTTTATCAACATGAGTGAAAAAGGTCAACGCTACCTGGCTGACATCTTCACGACATGCGTTGACATCCGCTGGCGTTGGATGATGGTCCTCTTCTGCCTCTCCTTCCTACTGTCCTGGCTTCTCTTTGGATTAATATTCTGGTTTATTGCACTTTCGTCTGGGGACTTGGAGAATCAAGAGCATATTTGTATTTCAAATGTCGACAGCTTCACAGCAGCCTTCCTGTTTTCCGTGGAGACGCAAACTACTATTGGATATGGTTACCGGTATGTAACAGAGGACTGTCCTATGGCTGTCTTCATGGTGGTTTTCCAGAGCATCTTGGGATGCATCATTGATGCCTTCATCATTGGTGCGGTCATGGCTAAGATGGCTAAGCCTAAGAAAAGAAACGGAACCCTTGTGTTCAGTCACTATGCCACAATAGCCATGAGGGATGGTAAACTGTGTCTGATGTGGAGGGTCGGGAACCTCCGGAAAAGCCACCTGGTGGAAGCTCACGTTCGCGCCCAGCTGCTCAAATCTCGCACCACCCCTGAAGGCGAGTTCATCCCGCTGGATCAGTTAGACATTGATGTCGGATTCGACACTGGTATTGACCGTATCTTTTTAGTGTCCCCCATCACCATTGTGCATGAGATTGATGAGGACAGTCCATTCTATGACATAAGCAAACAGGAACTGGAAAGTTCTGAGCTGGAGATAGTCGTGATTTTGGAAGGCATGGTGGAAGCTACTGCCATGACCACTCAGTGTCGCAGCTCTTACGTGTCGAGCGAAATCCTGTGGGGTCATCGCTTTGAGCCGGTCCTTTTTGAGGAGAAAAATCATTACAAAGTGGACTATTCACACTTTGAGAACACATACGAGGTTCCCAGCACGCCTCAGTGCAGCGCTCGAGATTTGGCCGAAAAGAAGTACATCACATCTAGCTCGAACTCTTTTTGTTATGAGAACGAAGTAGCCTTTATGGATAAAGAGGAAACAGAGGATgacgacgatgatgatgatgatgatgacctGAATAACATCAGAAGAGACAGTGTGGCATTGGAAGGATGTAATATTGATGATGTCAAAAGCACGGCTTCTAGTCAGGATACTTTACCACTTCAACTCAAGCCTTTAAGACAGCAGCCAGAGATATGA
- the btbd17b gene encoding BTB/POZ domain-containing protein 17, with translation MGFMWLRDAQRCASVLHKECGTASLGSTYREREIGVGKKASRRKKDDINTGRDMVNSGGSVPAVVCLANLCVALCVGAALKTDVVLENSATTLNHSMALVQRMESLLTQGNGSDVSLRVQTLNTDEVKVIQVHSLVLTLQSDVFDELLQTRNSTAMVLRETPDCAAVFDKFIRYLYCGDITLRLNQAIPLHKLASKYHVWDLQQGLTQYMAQHLSSDSPTGHVVGWYQYAMQIGDVNLQNSCLQYLSWNLSSVLQSAEWSSVSEELLLSLLQRSDLVLQSELELYEAVEAWINQNQPSDETAENALKAIRYAMISPQHLFHLQKKSPLMLKYYESIRDLLFLAFQFHAASPVQLAKYFDVNCSLFMPRNYLSPAWGSPWVINNPTRDDRSFSFQTQLGPSGYDTSKRVTWNALFSPRWLPLSVRSVYPEQGSLQPTRTDGGRPRIIVTPATSSPDFAGISFQKTVIVSARKQGKVVVRHVYNFHQSTEEAGDFLLEADLQRRASEYLIDSSLYLHIIVKPLYHSLIVARK, from the exons ATGGGCTTCATGTGGCTGAGAGATGCTCAGCGATGTGCCAGCGTCCTACATAAAGAGTGTGGGACAGCGAGCCTGGGCAGCACAtaccgagagagagagattgggGTGGGAAAAAAGGCATCCAGGAGAAAGAAAGACGATATTAATACAGGACGAGACATGGTGAACTCTGGAGGAAGCGTTCCTGCCGTGGTCTGCCTGGCCAACCTTTGTGTTGCTCTATGTGTAGGAG CTGCATTGAAGACAGATGTGGTGTTGGAGAATAGTGCTACCACACTGAACCATTCAATGGCTCTGGTGCAGCGCATGGAGTCCCTGCTGACCCAGGGAAACGGCAGTGACGTGAGCCTGCGCGTTCAGACCTTGAACACGGACGAGGTGAAGGTGATCCAGGTCCACTCGCTGGTATTGACCCTCCAGAGCGATGTGTTTGACGAGCTCCTTCAGACCCGCAACTCCACTGCAATGGTCCTCAGAGAGACACCAGACTGTGCAGCTGTCTTTGATAAGTTCATTAG GTACTTGTACTGCGGTGACATCACATTGCGTCTGAACCAAGCCATTCCTTTACACAAGCTCGCCAGCAAGTATCATGTGTGGGACCTCCAGCAGGGCCTCACCCAATATATGGCCCAGCACCTGTCCAGCGATTCACCCACGGGCCACGTGGTGGGGTGGTATCAATACGCCATGCAGATCGGGGATGTGAACCTGCAGAACAGCTGCCTGCAGTACCTGTCCTGGAACCTCTCATCGGTTCTACAGAGCGCCGAGTGGAGCTCAGTGAGCGAAGAACTCCTGCTTTCTTTGCTCCAGCGTTCAGACCTCGTTCTTCAGAGTGAACTGGAGCTGTACGAAGCTGTGGAAGCATGGATCAACCAGAACCAACCTTCAGATGAAACAGCCGAGAACGCACTCAAAGCAATACGTTACGCCATGATATCTCCCCAACATTTGTTCCACCTGCAGAAGAAGTCACCTCTGATGTTGAAATATTACGAATCCATACGTGATCTGCTCTTCCTGGCCTTCCAGTTCCACGCAGCCTCACCCGTCCAGCTCGCAAAGTACTTTGACGTTAACTGTAGCCTCTTCATGCCACGTAACTACCTGTCACCAGCATGGGGCTCCCCGTGGGTGATCAACAACCCTACGCGAGACGACCGCAGCTTCAGCTTTCAGACTCAACTCGGACCAAGTGGTTACGACACCAGCAAACGTGTGACGTGGAATGCTCTTTTCTCTCCACGCTGGCTTCCTCTTAGTGTGCGATCCGTTTACCCGGAGCAGGGATCCTTGCAGCCCACTCGTACCGACGGGGGGCGTCCACGGATCATCGTCACACCCGCCACCTCGAGTCCGGACTTTGCTGGAATCAGCTTTCAAAAGACTGTCATCGTTTCGGCCCGCAAGCAGGGGAAGGTGGTTGTCCGTCATGTCTACAACTTCCATCAGAGCACGGAGGAGGCGGGAGACTTTCTGTTGGAAGCGGACCTGCAACGTAGAGCATCTGAGTACCTCATTGACAGCTCGCTCTACCTGCATATCATTGTAAAACCTCTCTACCACAGTCTCATAGTAGCCAGAAAGTAA
- the ccdc137 gene encoding coiled-coil domain-containing protein 137, producing the protein MKTEKQLKQQKNEKHLSTKKSKKHADPASDDHLQQIPHRLREIMKSKEMMKQGSKKRKKATKPKMISGDIPVPHFRRGRKESEKAYIHRMTQETEHVLFLTNNQLQRQPETELKKEEKTEEKKPTKKNWLHKGKLRQQKKKLNQQVEREEEEMFKDEVLFGEVAMAPPSLSVKPRKAVVKPQGASRGLLLNSLLGHSPVSVAKPSMARKRMMEEERERVVQLYRKMKQQQRDKHEQDKAVTTST; encoded by the exons atgaaaacagaaaaacaacTCAAACAACAGAAGAATGAGAAGCATTTGAG TACAAAGAAGTCAAAGAAACATGCTGATCCTGCATCAGACGACCACCTCCAGCAGATTCCTCATCGTCTGCGTGAAATCATGAAGAGTAAAGAGATGATGAAACAAGGCTccaagaaaaggaaaaaag CCACTAAGCCAAAGATGATCTCAGGGGATATTCCTGTCCCACACTTCCGCAGAGGGCGAAAGGAGTCAGAGAAAGCTTACATCCATCGCATGACCCAAGAGACTGAGCATGTCCTCTTTCTCACCAACAACCAGCTACAGCGACAGCCGGAGACTGAGCTAAAGAAAGAAGAGAAGACGGAGGAAAAGAAACCCACTAAAAAGAATTG gCTCCATAAAGGGAAACTAAGGCAGCAGAAAAAGAAGTTAAACCAGCAAGTGGAGCGTGAAGAGGAGGAGATGTTTAAAG ATGAGGTACTGTTTGGAGAGGTTGCCATGGCGCCTCCATCACTGAGTGTTAAACCAAGGAAAGCCGTAGTCAAACCCCAG GGGGCCTCTAGAGGTCTTCTTCTCAACTCCCTCCTGGGGCACAGTCCTGTGTCGGTAGCCAAGCCCTCTATGGCGAGGAAGAGGATGATGGAGGAGGAGCGGGAGAGAGTGGTGCAGCTGTACAGAAAGATGAAGCAACAACAGAGAGACAAACATGAGCAGGACAAGGCTGTAACGACCTCCACATGA